The genomic stretch GTTGTAGCCCTCATTGTCGCTAGATCCGGCCACTAACGGCCCCTGTCAACTCTCGCCTATGGGCTGGTGACCCATGCCAGCCTCTAAAGctagaaaacaaacaaaaagcaaaaaaaattcgacatctaaaaagataaaaaaatatttaaaattgtccatgtcattGTCAatggtgccacgtaggacaattgacGTCCATTTTAGCGAGTTCTGGCCAATAGAactaaatcaacaaaatgtgaaaagatttaggatataatcggcaaacttaaaaggtttagaattgaattggctaaaatgcgaaaggtttaagacttttttgacaatttccccTTACATAGCCCATTACAAAATGTTACGGCTCCTAAGCGGTTAATATTTCAATTAAAGATTAGAGCTGTGTTTCCATTATTTGTGGCAACATGATCACATTCGACGATTGCTTGCTAGCCTTATCTACAAGTGGTTACAACTCTTCAATTGCCACTAGACTCATATGCATCTCCACAGTTTTAGGCTCTGTGATCTCTCTTCATGATTGCATGCCGACCTTCTCCATAAACAGTTATAACTTCTCAATTGTCATCGAATCTAACCCCTAATCAACATCTTCATTATTTTGAGCTTTTGATCATCACATGTCGATAATTGTACTATGATCATCGATTATCTTGTTCATCAATAGGCATGTTTGCTGTCAATGACTTATCGATGATACAATCAATTAACATTGATTTTCTGTATTGACGTCATGTCGATTTAGAAGACttggtcatttttgggtgtcGACAGAATAATTCGCTCAATCTGTGTGCACTTGGGATTAAACCATGAGACTCTAATTGACAACTTGAAGTTATCATTTCTAGTCGCTTAATCGTATGACTCTTCGTACATCTTATCTCTATCTATTTTCCTCTAATCTAATTGCAACTTGCCCAAATCTAATTGCCAGTTGACTTTGATGAAAATGAGTGTACGGATGGTGATGAAGCGCCGGTCCCGCCGTTGACTTTGATTAAAATgagtattgtttttttttttttgggggtgggtgGGTTAAAAGCATATGCTTCGAGGAAAATGACAGAATCAAGAGTATGATAACAGGCGTGCTTATGCAACCCACGATTCTAGCCTTCCTAAGTTGACTCAATAATTCACAATTTTTAGTACAAAATTCAGCATGCCCTTTCCGTTACGAAGTACATATCAATGCTACATCCTCGAATCTTAGTATATCCTAGGTATCCCATCTTTTCGGACTACTTATGTTCTCATCATCATGTCGACACTCCTCGAGGTCAACTCACAATCTACCGTTTCGGAATGCCACTATATTATTGCATATGTCGACATTCCTCGATTTCAACTCGTAATCTAATTATGCCTCGCTAGCACTAAACCATCTCATGCCATACGAAAGCAAACATACTTATTGTTGGACAATTGACTGCATTTGGCAACAACTATCGACCTACGTCACCCAcccaataatattttttttattacacaGTCCCCATCGTGAGATTTCTagtgttttttaatttttttttttcaaaagtcaGTGTCTCACCACCATGAATTGCGCCCAACTGATAAGGGCAATGATCATTGAGGTTAAATTTCAGATATAGTTGACCATCGAGTAAATTTAATGGAGATCAAGCATGCATCAGCTAAATCATTCGTAAACTAAGGCTACGTTTtgcttggccaaaaaaaaaaaaaaattgaaaaatattttcctaaaaatgatcacttgtattgcTTCTAAGATTGACTAGACGGAATATATTTTCAACGTCCACGGAAATGTTTGGACgtaaattgttgtcaataatgaaaatatttttcaaactatttatttttcgcaaaacaaatggagcctagaCAATGAAGTAGCCGGCGGGGTTGGAACGATGTTCAGCCagtttattttttcaatttgtatTGATTACGGAGTTGAGTATCAATGGGGCTCTTGTTTGTTTATATCGAATTTCAgttccgtaaaaaaaaaaaagaacaaaggttGCTGGAATTGTTAGTTTCCCTCTACATTGTCTACTTCTCGAGCCggctttctttctttgctgTACCTTCTAATGTGAGCTTTCAAGTATTGTTAATTAGTACTAATTACTATGATTAGGGTTAGCCAAAGAGGGTCTTGAATCACTTTGCCTACGAGAAAGGATCCAACAAGATAGGCCGATTATCTTCAACGGACCACAACAAGAGAGGGGATTAATGACGCTTAATTACACTGTCCATTTCTGCTCAATGTTTTACCAAATTGTTTCCGCTTAAAAACTTAGAGTTCATGCTCCTGACATGTTTGAATAATTTTGACACTACTTAAGATTTTACTCAACTCAACTCTAGCCACTCTTCCATGCTCACATGATGGATTCCGAGTATTAAAGGGATGGGAGGTGCGGTGCAGGGCAAAAGGAATAATTGTTAAGTCCACTTGGTAGGGAAGTCGGTTCAGCTATTCAACATTCTGAATCCCTGTTGAGTCTCTGTTGCAAGGGAAGTAGCATGGGGTTTTGGCGTTTTGACTTTGCCATTTCGGTATCACAATGCACCAGCAAATGGGCGTTATCGTCGTTCAATTTATGGTTTCGCACATTTGTTTTATCGGCGAGACGATTTATGAAAAGGTAGCTAGGATGAGATAATGAGAATGCTGCTTCTTTTCGATGCATGAACTGAGATTTGGTTGTGGGTGATAATGGGTGAAAGGTGGAAGCACTAAGATCCGGTGTAGTTTTATTTCTACTGAAGGTAAAAGCTAAACGGAGTCGATTAGCAGCAATTCGAAGTTACAATGGCATTTTTGCTCCATGTATTGCCGAGGAGCTCTGCTAAAAATAGCAGCAGCAGGAGAGTACCTTAATGATCTTGACTCTAGCTATGATTCTACTGATAGTACTTTCGACCAAAGTTCTACTAAATAGTTTCGCTCTAGCATCTCTCTGCATGCATCGGGGTATTGCCTCTTGAGGTGTTGAGAGATGTGATGCGACTAGTCAAATAATATaaagcagaagaagaaattatgaattttaatatatatcGATATAAATAGAAAAGCTTACAGCAAgcttatttataggctttattgCATGACTATCTAAGGTAATAGCATAAAAAcaatatcaaatataatcaatcaaggatatgcaCTATCAAATGAGAGATATGCATAATCCTGAGAGATATGCAGAATCATCTAAATATCATAATATGATATTAAAATATCTCTAACACAACTATTCCGGAAGAGGAATGTCTGCTAGGTCCTCTCGATAAGGAAGTTGGTCCGGCGCTATGGCAATCTTAACAGGGTCATCAGTAAACGTCACGACTGTGTCTTTCCGGAAAGTTAAGTAGATCACTGCAATGAGGTAGATGGCCATGAGTGGGAACACTACAATTCCGATGAAGGCGTTGGCGACCTTGGGAAGACTGTTGTTGATAAGCCAGCCGACAAAACCCGTGCTGAGATAGTAGATGTTGATACCGATGAGTCCAACTCCTAGTATCCACGAGATCACAATAATCTGCATCCACGGCCACAAAAGATGTGAAAAACCACGATTGTCGTTTTGTGCAAATAGTCACATGTTCttctgcgtttttttttttttaaagttcttcccttttttttttttcgattgatATGTCTTTAGAACTTCTGAACTAAAGTACCAAGTTTAAAGTCCAATCGGGTAAAGATCAAAAGACAAACTTACGTAGATTGAGTTTTTGTGGGGTCCCATCTTTGTTGCACTGCTACTGAACTTAAGGAGTGGGATTAGAGCAAACGGAAGCTCAAATGATAGAATCATCTGAAAAAATAACACCAAACGCATCATATAACAACACGCGGAATGAGCATCAAATGCACTCTTATCTTCACCAGATTATTATAGAAAGAATTCAAATGTGGAAATGGCAGGAGATGTCAGAGGAATTTGCATACCGATGCGATGATGATGAGCCTACCAGCTCCTGAAGATCCACCAATTGTAGAGACGATGAGACTCGGCGTAATGGCAATACATCGAGTCACTAGGTTCCGGATccacttcttcattttgagTTCCAAGAAACCCTAAACAATTAATCGACacgcatgaaaaaaaaaaaatcagatccaTTCAAGTGTTCGCTTTAGATAGCCAATTACATGACATTTCTTAATTAACAACCTGCATGACGTATTGGCCTGCATAGGTTCCTGTAATTGTGGAGCTTTGTCCTGAAGCTAGCAATGCAATGGCATAAACCGTTGAGCTAGATCTTCCCAACATATTCTGTAAACACATGTATTTGAGACAATAAGAAGAAGCTTATTCTTATTTATAATACTATCTTGTGGTCCAACTGTTTTATAATCTCTGTTAGGAAGTGGAACCTTAAGAAGGAATGCAGCAGAATTGAGAGTTAAATCGCTGCATCTCTCTGCGTTCTCACTCGAAAGATTATCACCCGAGCAGACAGTGCCAGACACGGACACAACAGCGACATTGATCAAGAATGCCACGAATAATGCAAACCCACTTTCTAAGAGGAAAAACCGGCAAGCGTCCTGCAAAGATTGATGAGATAAAAGGAAAAGTCCATGTTTATTTTTGGGATAATTGACTAAACAAAGTACATGTTTTATAACATTGACAAGAATCGAATGTTGTACCAATATAATTAGCGAAAACATGAGTGACGATAATCAAATGCACATTATGCTGTCTAAAGTATGGCCTATTTTTTCGAACGAGGAATAAGATCTTCACCAAAACTATTTTgacaaataaaggaaaattgaagacAAGCGTAGGAATTTAGTACATTGATGCCTTGGACCGATCTTGGAACTTTCCTGGACAAGACCAAAGCAGAATGGAGGAACAGGTTGTGCCTGTTGACAAGTAATAGAACTCTCAAATCCAAAAAACGGCGCAAGCAATTTCATGTATGTCTAGCGACAAAGACAGTGCGAGATGAAGTATAAAGCAATATCATACGGCATCACGAGTGCGCCGAGCAAGGCGATGGCATCACCAGTGGCGCTGTTCCCAGAGAGCTTGGGGACGAACATCCCCTGCATGACCTTCGTGGCCGGAGGCTTCACGTAGCTCATTTCGCCAAAGAAACACGCCGCCATTATGAATACCAATGTAGCTATCAGCATTTCCAGCTTCCGTATCTAACAAGTTCGATTACCACATCTTTAGTGGATTGAAACAATCAATATTCCGAAAATACTGAACAACACTGAAGTAAATGATGGTGAAACAAATTCAGTCTTCATCAAGTCAGTGTGACTATAATTCAAAAGGAAGTCAATACACACGATCTTAACAAATCAATGGAATCGCAAGAAAGTAAATTTATACCCCATATTTCTGCAGGCCGAGAAGCACGAGGGTGCTGAAACCAGTGAACAAAACTCCAGCCCACACTGGGATGTGGAACAGAATGTTGAGCGCGAAGGCTGTCCCAATAACTGCAAACATTATTTTGGTTAGTTAGTAAATTTGAACTCACCGGACAAATAGCGATGCTGTGTACCTAAATATGACTATCATACGACGCATTCGATGAGTTACTGAACAGGGAgttagtgacaataaataacaatatcGGGCTTTTTGAGTCTGGTAATTAGAATGAGTATAGTCTAAATCCCTTAGTGAGGATCAATTGGAGGACAAGTTTGGTGCTTGtagccgcggtaattccagctccaataaTGTATACTTAAGTTGTTGCAGTTAAAAAGCTCGTAATTCAGAACTATGTGAGTTCGATGCGATTGTCAGGTGGATGTTCTAGGAATATGTTTGTGATGTGGATTGATCAGAACTCTACTATATTAGCTTGCTGGTGCAGCGTCATTGAGTAAGTTGAAGTTGTCAGTTAATCCTTAAACTGAGAGGAAACTAATCTTTTTTATTGAGTGTTAATAGCGTACTTAGAATTGTTCCATTTTCCAGGAATTGGAATCCTCCATGTGCTTTTATCGTCTTCATTGTCACAATTCCTATTAAGCTCATTGTGTGCCATCAACTGCTGCCCACAAAGATTGTCGTCATCGGTCGTCTGCAAACAGGCCCCGGCCGGTGGCTGCCCCCACCATGGCCACCTCCTTTTTTGTCATTGGATATCCGTTGTAACCACAATATGAGGTTGCGGCCTCAAATCGAAACTTTAGACGACCTCCAATCTACTAACGGTTGGTGGCGTGACTACAATCTACCATTCCAAGAGAGATAGATGAGAGACGACCGACGCGAGGATGGTGGCTGGGACCGAGCGACAGGCTGATGGTGCAAGTGAGCGATGCTTAGTGCCTAGGTGCTGTAAAGAGGCGAGGGACTGTAAAAACATAGATAGAGAGGAGACAAATATTTGGAGAATAGGGTTTTGTGTGTGATTTTCATAGACATGGAGTACTATATGGCATGCATATGGACGCCAGAATTTATGAAAGAACTTCGTTCAATCCCCATAATGAGGGAAGTTGTGAAATTTATAACTAAATGAGAATTGTTAATACACCAAATGACATTTATAGGTAGAGTATCCCCGTCCCGTACCCATATTATGTTGTTAAGTGTACGAGAATTTAACAGAATTGAATGACACCAAATGCTTTACTTCTCTACTTGCTAAAGTTAAACCGTGTATCTTAAGAGATTCAACTATCATTTCATAACTTAACCCTATCCTTAAGATCagtggaaagagaaaagaataaagaatgTGAACTCAATATGCATAGATGAAAAAGTGAATGGAGATCCATGACAACTAAAGACGGTAGAGAAAGGATATAAGAGATATTGAGCTCGAGTTCTATGTGCTGATATAGTATAGGGCGCGATTATTTGTGTTATGAAGAGCGACACTAATTGTCTAGTAAATATAtcaagatgagagagagagagagagagagagagagagagagagagagagagagagagagagagagagagagagagagagagagagagatgccttCCGGTATATCGGCGGCTATGACGGCCACTTCAGCCAAAAACCACAAGCAATATTTTACTAACGGTGGGTACTCGGCCTTGCATAGCTCGGAGAGGTGTTTTCCTGAAATTCGAATAAATTTACAAAATACAAGTGAATCGATCACATACAAGAAAATataaggaacaagaagaaagagagtTTGTTCAAGAGCAAGAAATTAAGTCATTGTTCCTCCTTAATTTCTCTACTGGAATGATTACCAGTGCTTACTCCAAGATTAGCAGCTAGTGATTGGATGATGAGAGCGAATATCAACCCGATGAGTATGACCCATAGAAGCTGACCATATGGTCCAATAGATTAAAAAGAATCAGCAAGAGATTTAGCTATACATTATATACTTGTATAGGCTCGAACATATATATGTTGGTTATCTTTATTCTTTTATGTTACCTGGTATCCATGATTCGCTCCGGCCCGCAGATCGGTTTCCACTGCAAAATTGATTGTAGAATCTTGAGTCCAACATGAACTCATTCAAACGCTTTGCACACAGGCATGCATGTGAACACACAcactcaaagagagagagagagagagagagagagagagagagagagagagagagagagagagagagagagagagagagagagagagagagagagagagagatggtttaCGGTTTCCGGGGTCAAGATATGCAAGAGAAACAAGGAAACCGGGGCCAACAAATGACAAGAACTTTCTCCATCCAGGTTTCTGTATAACCACAAGGACAAATGCAATTAGATGACAAATTAATGTTCCAACTCACTGGTCCTGTGTATATTCTAACTTTTTTACGGACACTCCCTGCAAGAATGGTGATTTAGTAGTCACGTGGGACACGGGACATGGTGAAAGTTGACCCGACATGAAGCACCATAGCAAGTGATATTACACCCCATGTTTCCCTTCCTTCCTCGcttcctttcttcctctctttctttgtaGTAATGGACAAcataataggggtgagcaagactGACCAACTGAACTAGGAACTGTCTGAACCAACCGGTGGTTTTCGGTCCTATTcccgattccataaaattgaaaagggtGATTTTCAccgattcccgattccaggAGGAGTTGGACCGGAtcgattatttttcatttcataaatGTAAGTATTATAATTCAccggatatttttttttaattcttaaatttaaatATGATTGTAATTAATATGTTAAAATAAAGTCCGTATTGCTCACGCTCGCTAATAATTTACTGGTTCCATTAGACTGTTCGGGAAACCGGTTTGGCTCTCGACTTCTGAATGAAACCGGATCGGATCGAGAACCAATCACCTCTACGACATGAGAATCGTTTTATTGAATTTGTTACACGAAGTTCTGacagaaagaagagagagaacctgCTCATGTGAGTCCTCTTGATTAGCTTGACCACGCCCGGAATCAGGGAGATCAAGTGGCGGGGTCATCCCCTCCACATTAACGGCCACTATCCTGTTGCTCCCTCCCCATATGGCTGGAGCGCCGACACTTGCCATCCGAtgcccctcctcctcttccatactctttttctctctctctctctctctctctggacaCTCTATGCTTTTTGGGAAGCAACTGATGAGCTTGATTTATACCTGCTTCGCTTCTTGTTGTACTCCAAACAAACTGCTTACGACGATTGGCAATGTCCTTCATGCTCTATAAACGCAAGTCACCATCTTTGGCCACTCAATAAACAAAAGCATGCAGACAAGATTTGTATTAGAAATGTCCTTTTgctttctattcttattttcGGACCGAAATTCTGGGAGATGCACCTGACATTTggccttctttgttttcttctttcaagCAACATCGGATATATCTGGACCAATTCCAAATAAGATGTTCGTCTAACTGGCGGCAATAATGGTGCTTTTTTAGATGAGCAGGCAGTCATATTCAATACCCAATTAATAAGAGTCAACTGCGTCATTCAGCATGCCAACTTTGCAAATCGATGTCCATATTTACCCAATTTGATTCTGCTTTTCTCTGTCGGGATGACTTAATCTAAACCTAACCACTTGTCCCGTGCCAAATTTCCTAGATACGAGCAACCCATTCAGGGTTTGCCCCTGCCTCATTGATACAATTACTTCCCCCACTTTCTCGAATCGAGTAGCTAGAATCATGACGACTTCATTTATTTGTTTACTGGTGTTTGTCTCTTAATCTACTCCTGCTTTCCTACGCAAAGTACAGACCATGACATAAGTGCTTTGATCAGAATAGGCAGCTGGCTCTGTGTGATAGTTTTCTGGGACTGAAGCGATGCATTATGAGTCCAAACACTCGCAACCCAAACGAAGggcaaaaagcaaatgattaCACTTCTATGCATATAGACGGCGGAGAAAGATTTCACTAACTGGGTTCAAGTAGAAACCCATGCCCGAATTCGTCCGATCCCtatataatgaaaaaagaaaaatatttaaactagTATTTATCATTTGTAAACCCCAATGTAGACCGTGCTAAAGAAGAGGAgatttgtcgcgacctaaaaaaaataaacgagttaattttcgggctaatggattatcaggttaattaattaactaacctaactcggactctcccaagtccataccaaatcgcaacttaaggttcaaataattaacatgcaacgtgttttgaatttggagtcgccactaatcattttcggtaggttgattagaaacctaaataaaatagcgggagaaaactatcttatttccgcgaaccggagattttgaattcggggatttggttacgctagattactctaacgccctttcggtaccattttcatgaaaaatacttgatttggcaattttgatggattttgcttgaaattcaaagatgcaatttttttggttttttcttcttttttatggggatgtaaaacatggaactttgtgcgatatacaccatggatgatttagaaagaaagaaaacgcagccaatcacgagtatttacaaaaataaattaacatgtactaatgctaaaatttgaaacacatggcatgtctaaaataaacaaacaaatgttcaaaccaaacgattacatttttgtagatcgagatggaaatgattaccttctattacacaaaatcttactcacatacacgttatagttcccttcaagatctcggagctggaagaacgcggtgtcgtcgaaaatggcaagcaatggcgttgttgggtggcgagaggcgaaatgtcgggactcgtcgaagatgatgctcgactaaaactcttttcttcactctcgaattttctcttctgatttttctc from Rhodamnia argentea isolate NSW1041297 chromosome 2, ASM2092103v1, whole genome shotgun sequence encodes the following:
- the LOC115751420 gene encoding metal transporter Nramp5-like; protein product: MEEEEGHRMASVGAPAIWGGSNRIVAVNVEGMTPPLDLPDSGRGQANQEDSHEQKPGWRKFLSFVGPGFLVSLAYLDPGNLETDLRAGANHGYQLLWVILIGLIFALIIQSLAANLGVSTGKHLSELCKAEYPPLVKYCLWFLAEVAVIAADIPEVIGTAFALNILFHIPVWAGVLFTGFSTLVLLGLQKYGIRKLEMLIATLVFIMAACFFGEMSYVKPPATKVMQGMFVPKLSGNSATGDAIALLGALVMPHNLFLHSALVLSRKVPRSVQGINDACRFFLLESGFALFVAFLINVAVVSVSGTVCSGDNLSSENAERCSDLTLNSAAFLLKNMLGRSSSTVYAIALLASGQSSTITGTYAGQYVMQGFLELKMKKWIRNLVTRCIAITPSLIVSTIGGSSGAGRLIIIASMILSFELPFALIPLLKFSSSATKMGPHKNSIYIIVISWILGVGLIGINIYYLSTGFVGWLINNSLPKVANAFIGIVVFPLMAIYLIAVIYLTFRKDTVVTFTDDPVKIAIAPDQLPYREDLADIPLPE